In Lycium ferocissimum isolate CSIRO_LF1 chromosome 11, AGI_CSIRO_Lferr_CH_V1, whole genome shotgun sequence, a single genomic region encodes these proteins:
- the LOC132038384 gene encoding uncharacterized protein LOC132038384, with the protein MYDNPSHPGPSELDSDRHNDFEDNPTLTQLTQIVSNNDLANDIINKSDSDSPLDHEGTDDDHSSADGDDSDEDVAAPNNLSVNYHSNVIPYLDNTEEVEPEDFAYMRDNGSVRAALWNSSNPKVIKSGMLFHSKKQMKGAVRLYNIAHKKEFKTDQAKGTFWKVICKQHEEGCSWMIRFSLIGSGMWKAGKMIEPHNCDTDDYTEDHFNLNSNMIATSLIPYVMINAQISIKFVQETIKGIHHYTPSYRKAQKGRKKAFEMVYGDFEGSFRALPRYMAALEHFNPGTIVEWTRVNYNARRTHLQVSFTGL; encoded by the exons ATGTACGACAACCCTTCACATCCTGGTCCAAGTGAATTGGACAGTGATAG gcATAACGATTTTGAAGATAACCCTACATTGACTCAGCTCACACAAATTGTGAGTAATAATGATTTAGCTAATGATATAATAAATAAGTCGGATAGTGATAGTCCATTAGATCATGAAGGGACGGACGATGATCATTCGTCTGCCGACGGTGACGATTCTGATGAAGATGTTGCGGCCCCCAATAATCTTAGTGTTAATTATCATTCAAATGTGATCCCATATTTGGATAATACAGAAGAAGTAGAACCGGAAGATTTTGCATACATGAGAGATAACGGGTCTGTTCGGGCTGCACTTTGGAATTCCAGTAATCCTAAAGTTATCAAATCAG GTATGTTATTTCACAGCAAGAAGCAAATGAAAGGTGCAGTGAGACTCTATAATATAGCCcacaaaaaagaatttaaaacagATCAAGCCAAAGGTACATTTTGGAAGGTTATTTGCAAGCAGCATGAGGAAGGTTGTAGTTGGATGATCCGTTTTTCGTTGATCGGAAGTGGTATGTGGAAAGCAGGAAAAATGATTGAGCCACATAATTGTGACACGGATGATTATACAGAGGATCATTTCAATTTGAATAGCAACATGATTGCTACTTCGTTGATACCATATGTTATGATCAATGCACAAATCAGTATTAAGTTTGTTCAGGAAACTATAAAAGGCATCCATCACTATACTCCTAGTTATAGAAAAGCGCAAAAAGGGCGTAAGAAAGCTTTTGAGATGGTGTATGGTGATTTCGAAGGTTCTTTTAGGGCATTGCCTCGATACATGGCTGCCCTAGAACATTTCAATCCGGGCACTATTGTTGAGTGGACACGAGTCAACTACAATGCAAGGCGAACACATCTTCAAGTATCTTTTACGGGCCTTTAA
- the LOC132037687 gene encoding uncharacterized protein LOC132037687 yields the protein MPSVGGMRRTTRVFGARVLRSGRRLSSPPSECVKRAKHGDEWIGLLESVGDHGGGGGGGADATTKCKKNGWIKKDSVPKQEKADQMDIDVVDRKAVDEQEPEAPVAETISPSSNMLRRWGVVYTRKRKRHVSMEGDVLTEDKRFGKHFVRKKKVKSAYAKDLDKSDLSEDGGVLTDIVVVNTSCGSSYWVSCLLNSILRYLRRSTVSLQQIFGFISSNPLRDVYSLHGIRLLQDQTHRKMKTGSCVVSGVRCSVPVFALDFSTVPCCFLYLHSSLLLRFVPMSNALVMYPKVALDEVKLTNDKEIVSCLTPLNNQFELDSKKIEVVNPTVGLPKLGARHLQLRNSRNIQKRRSSLRSRNGRHSSFGTQNANGVSASDRLRFRRDGLRFSSRTSPYELRSSAQKASKPSIKELKSVLVGLKKDVIDSTSCSANILVIEPDKCYREEGAVIAMELSAAKQWVLAVKIGGVRRFNLTTEKVMRPCSSNRVTHDIIWVGDSGWKLEFPDRQDWLIFKELYKECSDRNFVQPPAVTIIPVPGVREVSGYAESNPPDFSRPVSYITVKDDELARALARSAANYDMDYDDEEWLRNFNENEHLSAERFELLIDTFEKGFYCNPDDYSDEKAAVSSCLDKEKKEIVEAVYSYWLKKRKQNRSSLIKIFQCYQPKRTQVIPKSILRKKRSFKRQGSQPGRGKQRPFLQAIVAEKDALQQQNAVLKVKEAKAAANKSEDLAVRMRQKAQQLMENADLATYKAMMALKIAEAAKIAKSTEAVASFFL from the exons ATGCCTTCGGTTGGTGGGATGAGAAGGACTACTCGAGTTTTTGGGGCACGGGTTTTGAGGTCAGGACGGCGGTTGTCCTCACCTCCAAGTGAGTGTGTTAAGCGGGCGAAACACGGGGACGAGTGGATTGGGCTTCTTGAGAGTGTAGGTGAtcatggtggtggtggtggtggtggtgctgATGCCACTACTAAGTGCAAGAAAAACGGGTGGATTAAGAAGGATAGTGTTCCGAAGCAAGAAAAAGCTGACCAAATGGATATTGATGTAGTAGATAGGAAGGCGGTAGATGAACAGGAGCCGGAGGCGCCTGTGGCGGAGACTATTAGTCCGAGTAGCAATATGCTTCGGAGGTGGGGAGTTGTATATACAAGGAAGAGGAAAAGGCATGTTTCCATGGAAGGTGATGTGTTAACAGAGGATAAGAGGTTTGGCAAGCACTTTGTAAGGAAGAAGAAAGTTAAATCAGCTTATGCTAAGGATTTGGATAAATCTGATTTATCCGAAGATGGTGGAGTATTGACTGACATTGTTGTTGTAAATACATCATGTGGAAGCAGTTATTGGGTTTCCTGCCTTTTGAATAGTATTTTAAGGTACTTGAGGAGGTCTACGGTTAGTTTGCAGCAAATCTTTGGATTCATTAGCTCAAATCCATTGAGGGACGTTTATTCATTGCACGGTATCCGCCTCCTCCAG GATCAGACTCACAGGAAAATGAAAACTGGATCTTGTGTTGTCTCTGGTGTCAGGTGTTCGGTTCCTGTTTTTGCTCTGGACTTTTCTACTGTCCCGTGTTGCTTTTTATACCTGCACTCGAGCTTGCTTCTCAGATTCGTTCCCATGTCGAATGCATTAGTCATGTATCCTAAAGTTGCCCTTGATGAAGTTAAGTTGACTAATGACAAGGAGATTGTATCTTGCTTGACCCCTTTGAATAATCAGTTTGAATTGGATTCCAAGAAGATTGAAGTGGTGAATCCAACTGTTGGTCTTCCTAAATTAGGTGCCCGACACTTGCAGCTAAGGAACAGTCGTAATATCCAGAAGAGGAGAAGTTCATTGAGGTCAAGAAATGGCAGACATTCTTCCTTTGGTACACAGAATGCCAATGGTGTTTCGGCTTCTGACAGGTTAAGGTTCAGGCGTGATGGCCTCCGATTTTCCTCTCGGACATCTCCATATGAGCTTAGGAGTTCAGCCCAGAAGGCTTCCAAACCAAGCATCAAAGAACTAAAATCTGTTTTAGTGGGGTTGAAAAAGGATGTTATAGATTCAACGAGCTGTTCGGCAAACATATTGGTTATTGAACCAGACAAGTGTTATAGAGAAGAAGGTGCGGTTATTGCTATGGAACTTTCTGCTGCAAAACAGTGGGTTCTAGCAGTGAAGATAGGTGGTGTAAGGAGATTTAATCTTACTACTGAAAAAGTTATGAGGCCATGTAGCTCCAACCGTGTAACTCATGACATAATATGGGTTGGGGATAGTGGTTGGAAGCTAGAGTTTCCAGATAGGCAAGACTGGTTGATTTTCAAGGAACTTTACAAAGAATGTTCTGATCGCAATTTTGTACAGCCACCTGCGGTTACCATCATTCCTGTTCCCGGCGTACGTGAAGTATCAGGCTATGCAGAGAGTAATCCTCCTGATTTTTCCCGACCAGTTTCATACATCACTGTTAAAGATGACGAATTAGCAAGGGCATTAGCAAGGAGTGCAGCTAACTATGACATGGATTATGATGACGAGGAGTGGCTGAGAAACTTTAATGAAAATGAGCATCTTTCAGCTGAGAGATTTGAGTTACTGATTGATACTTTTGAGAAAGGCTTCTATTGTAATCCAGATGATTACTCTGATGAGAAAGCTGCTGTTAGTAGTTGCCTGgataaggaaaagaaagaaattgtaGAGGCTGTGTACAGTTACTGGTTGAAAAAGAGGAAGCAAAACCGGTCTTCCCTAATAAAAATTTTCCAG TGTTACCAGCCAAAGAGAACTCAAGTGATCCCAAAATCTATTCTCCGGAAGAAGAGATCTTTCAAACGGCAAGGAAGCCAACCTGGAAGAGGCAAACAGCGGCCTTTCCTCCAAG CTATTGTTGCGGAGAAAGATGCTTTACAACAACAGAATGCGGTACTGAAGGTGAAAGAAGCAAAAGCAGCAGCAAACAAGTCGGAGGATTTGGCAGTTAGGATGAGGCAGAAGGCGCAACAGCTGATGGAGAATGCTGATCTAGCAACTTACAAAGCGATGATGGCACTTAAAATAGCTGAAGCAGCTAAGATTGCTAAGTCTACAGAAGCTGTTGCGTCGTTTTTCCTATAG
- the LOC132038386 gene encoding uncharacterized protein LOC132038386, protein MEQRQTTAINEDSVHHNHPLYIHPSDTQGAVLISVQLVGSENYSIWSKSMRIILKGKNKLGFVLGTCRKDMYDSSLHDMWERCNAIVLAWIMNTVSKNLISSVIHASDAHTIWEDLKERFDKIDASRAYYIHKEIARLTQGTTSISAYFSRLKELWDENEALAPPPLCGCPESKKYSDHFLNQKLWKFLMGLNETFEQARSHVLLMSPVPSINQAYAMIINVESQRLNGSVSSFGGNVDTSDHTALMGNKAHGNSFRSSHHAGSSHSGGNSSGNNYQYGGNYSGNGSYHSGEGFGNSGGGNYSSGGNHPGGNYPSGRSYSGGRNYSSGGGYLGKRHLVCEFCHYKGHTRENCYKLHGYLADFKNKKRGKKVRTAPNYANNATVGPDNVADSSGISTVHNIPATPTAAFFTPEQYNQIMQMLKGKQAESVANAASVGTAGTVTALLTNLVKCNWIVDTGALNHMVYNLNLLDKYRELTGCHKNRVNLPTGGQVSITHVGEASIFKNKKVDNVLYIPDFKYNLLSVSQITMDLDCMAAFFPHFCVFQELSSGKVLGIGKAEEGLYILKPEGLYLEKENTHNVLPAHSFLNYVNSVANKDYSSETCNAVACKIDSTIDSYVWHKRLGHAPLRVLQKIDGLNISSSEIKNHCCPVCPVAKQTRLPFPLSDTYSAKPFDLVHADVWGPYRVPTYDGKRYFLTLVDGHSKYIWIFLLPSKAESVVVLRNFVLLIKTQFNTVIKCLRTDNGTEFYNEQVSPLLTEFGRQHQSSCVYTPQQNGVAERRHRSILDMARALRFQAHIPLKFWGHCISTAVYLLNRLPTVLLHGKSPFEQLYHKSPSLAHLRVFGSLCYATNVKKQDKFSPRAIPAVHLGYSSSQKGYILYDLHSKVFFVSRDTVFREDIFPFKTMQPGSSPLFPILELGDSALDDAVPSTSSPSSTDPRRSSKTVRPPIWMDDYIVKSKPTSCSYPVSSYLRYDHLSPAYRASLAAFSAIYEPHTYSEACKDPL, encoded by the exons ATGGAGCAAAGACAAACAACCGCCATTAATGAAGACTCCGTTCATCACAATCATCCTCTCTACATTCATCCTTCTGACACTCAAGGTGCAGTTCTGATTTCTGTTCAACTAGTTGGATCTGAAAATTACTCAATTTGGAGTAAATCTATGCGTATTATTCTGAAAGGAAAAAATAAGCTAGGCTTTGTTCTAGGAACCTGTAGGAAAGACATGTATGATTCTAGTTTGCATGATATGTGGGAGAGGTGTAATGCCATAGTATTAGCATGGATAATGAATACTGTCTCAAAAAATCTAATTAGCAGTGTTATACATGCTTCTGATGCTCACACTATTTGGGAGGATTTGAAGGAAAGGTTTGACAAAATTGATGCCTCTAGGGCTTATTACATTCATAAGGAAATTGCTAGACTCACTCAGGGTACAACATCTATATCTGCATATTTTTCTAGACTGAAGGAATTGTGGGATGAAAATGAAGCCTTAGCACCTCCTCCCTTATGTGGTTGTCCTGAATCTAAAAAGTACTCAGATCACTTTCTGAATCAAAAACTATGGAAATTTCTTATGGGACTGAACGAAACATTTGAACAAGCTAGAAGTCATGTGTTGTTGATGAGTCCTGTACCTAGCATCAATCAAGCCTATGCAATGATCATAAATGTTGAAAGTCAAAGGTTGAATGGAAGTGTGAGTAGTTTTGGTGGAAATGTTGATACTAGTGATCACACTGCTCTAATGGGAAATAAAGCACATGGTAACAGCTTCAGGTCTAGTCACCATGCTGGAAGCAGTCACTCTGGTGGAAACTCTAGTGGAAATAACTATCAATATGGTGGAAATTACTCTGGGAATGGTAGTTATCATAGTGGAGAAGGTTTTGGAAATTCTGGTGGAGGAAACTACTCTAGCGGTGGAAACCATCCTGGTGGAAACTATCCTAGTGGAAGAAGTTATTCTGGTGGTAGAAACTATTCGAGTGGTGGTGGCTACTTAGGAAAAAGGCATCTTGTTTGTGAGTTTTGTCACTATAAGGGACATACTAGGGAAAACTGCTACAAGCTCCATGGTTACCTTGCTGacttcaaaaacaaaaagagaggCAAAAAAGTTAGAACTGCTCCAAACTATGCTAATAATGCCACTGTAGGACCAGATAATGTTGCAGATTCATCAGGAATATCTACAGTTCATAATATACCAGCAACTCCAACTGCTGCATTCTTCACACCAGAACAGTACAATCAGATCATGCAGATGCTAAAAGGCAAACAAGCAGAGTCAGTAGCCAATGCAGCATCAGTTGGAACTGCAGGTACTGTGACTGCCCTGTTGACTAATCTAGTTAAATGTAACTGGATAGTAGATACTGGTGCCTTAAATCATATGGTATACAATCTAAATTTGCTAGATAAATATAGAGAACTGACAGGTTGTCATAAAAATAGAGTGAATCTTCCAACTGGTGGGCAAGTGTCTATCACACATGTTGGTGAAGCTTCTatcttcaaaaacaaaaaagttgatAATGTTCTATATATTCCAGATTTCAAATACAATCTCCTATCAGTATCCCAGATTACTATGGATCTAGATTGTATGGCAGCATTCTTTCCTCACTTTTGTGTGTTTCAGGAACTCTCAAGTGGGAAAGTACTGGGGATTGGTAAAGCAGAAGAAGGACTCTATATTCTGAAGCCTGAAGGATTATACTTAGAGAAGGAAAACACACACAATGTCTTACCTGCACACTCTTTTTTGAATTATGTAAATAGTGTTGCAAATAAAGACTATAGCAGTGAAACTTGTAATGCAGTTGCTTGTAAGATTGACTCCACTATTGATAGTTATGTTTGGCATAAAAGGTTGGGGCATGCCCCTCTAAGAGTGTTACAAAAGATAGATGGTTTGAACATTTCTAGTAGTGAAATAAAAAATCACTGTTGTCCTGTTTGTCCAGTTGCAAAACAAACTAGACTTCCCTTCCCTTTAAGTGATACTTATTCTGCAAAACCATTTGATCTTGTGCATGCTGATGTTTGGGGCCCATATAGAGTACCAACCTATGATGGTAAAAGATATTTTCTTACACTAGTGGATGGTCACTCTAAGTACATTTGGATTTTTTTGCTACCTTCTAAAGCAGAATCTGTTGTTGTTCTAAGGAATTTTGTACTGTTAATCAAAACTCAGTTTAATACTGTGATTAAGTGTCTTAGGACTGACAATGGTACTGAGTTCTACAATGAACAAGTCAGTCCATTGTTGACAGAGTTTGGTAGACAACACCAAAGCTCATGTGTGTACACTCCTCAGCAAAATGGGGTTGCTGAAAGGAGACATAGGTCTATCCTTGACATGGCTAGAGCTCTGAGGTTTCAGGCACATATACCTCTAAAATTTTGGGGTCACTGTATTTCTACTGCTGTGTATCTGTTGAATAGGCTTCCCACTGTCTTACTTCATGGTAAATCTCCTTTTGAGCAACTATATCACAAATCTCCATCCTTAGCACATCTCAGGGTGTTTGGCAGTCTGTGCTATGCCACAAATGTGAAGAAGCAGGACAAGTTCAGTCCTAGAGCAATTCCAGCTGTGCATTTAGGTTACTCTTCCTCTCAAAAAGGCTACATACTATATGATCTACACTCTAAAGTTTTCTTTGTTAGTAGGGACACTGTATTCAGAGAAGACATCTTTCCTTTCAAAACTATGCAACCTGGTTCCTCTCCTTTATTTCCAATCTTGGAGTTAGGTGATTCAGCACTAGATGATGCTGTCCCTTCTACTT CTTCTCCTTCATCTACTGATCCTAGGAGATCCTCTAAGACTGTGAGACCTCCAATCTGGATGGATGACTACATTGTAAAGTCCAAGCCCACATCATGCTCCTATCCTGTTTCCTCCTATTTGAGGTATGATCATCTATCTCCTGCATACAGAGCTTCCTTAGCTGCTTTCTCAGCTATTTATGAACCTCATACCTACTCAGAAGCCTGCAAAGATCCTCTTTAG